A genomic segment from Streptomyces sp. NBC_01233 encodes:
- a CDS encoding TetR/AcrR family transcriptional regulator, with amino-acid sequence MRNPSPGRTGRPRSATADAAILAATRDALVELGWSKLTMGDVSARAGVAKTTLYRRWAGKNELVVDAVAELFDALELPDRGSLEADIENVVLQFAALLRRPEARTALMAVVAESTRDEALRDRIRSAIVDRQKRLVVLGRERAQARGELPYEEDESLAGRTTDLIFDVIAGTVVHRALVSSEPVDELWVATFTALLMHGLRGPAPA; translated from the coding sequence ATGCGCAACCCCAGCCCCGGCCGCACCGGTCGCCCCCGCAGCGCGACCGCGGACGCCGCCATCCTCGCCGCGACCCGGGACGCGCTGGTCGAGCTGGGCTGGTCGAAGCTGACGATGGGCGACGTCTCGGCCCGCGCGGGGGTCGCCAAGACCACCCTCTACCGGCGGTGGGCGGGCAAGAACGAGCTGGTCGTCGACGCGGTGGCGGAGCTCTTCGACGCGCTCGAACTCCCCGACCGGGGGTCCCTCGAAGCCGACATCGAGAACGTGGTCCTGCAGTTCGCGGCGCTGCTGCGGCGTCCGGAAGCCCGTACCGCCCTGATGGCGGTCGTCGCCGAGTCCACCCGGGACGAGGCCCTGCGCGACCGGATCCGGTCCGCGATCGTGGACCGGCAGAAACGTCTCGTCGTACTGGGTCGCGAACGGGCCCAGGCCCGCGGCGAACTCCCGTACGAGGAGGACGAGTCCCTCGCGGGCCGCACCACGGACCTGATCTTCGACGTGATCGCGGGCACGGTGGTGCACCGCGCCCTGGTGAGCTCCGAGCCCGTGGACGAGCTCTGGGTGGCCACCTTCACGGCCCTGCTGATGCACGGCCTGCGCGGGCCGGCGCCGGCCTGA
- a CDS encoding tetratricopeptide repeat protein, with the protein MQPRNMSMSGVVDLAAVKAAGDAKAKAEQARAEAARQAGQGGGAGPSAGAVPPSALVIDVDEAGFERDVLQLSAEVPVILDFWAEWCQPCKQLSPLLERLTVEANGRLVLAKVDVDANQMLMQQFQIQGIPAVFAVIAGQVLPLFQGVAPEQQIRETLAQLVQAAEERFGIIGIEVDPNAEGAAPAAAAETPAGPYDALLEAAVAALDAGDLGGAVQAYKNVLADDPANIEAKLGLAQAELLARVQDMNPQAVRTAAAENPKDPAAQIAAADLDLVGGHVEDAFGRLVDTVRVTFGEDRDAVRLRLLELFEVIGADDPRVSAARTALARVLF; encoded by the coding sequence ATGCAGCCCAGAAACATGTCCATGAGCGGCGTCGTCGACCTCGCCGCGGTGAAGGCGGCCGGTGATGCCAAGGCCAAGGCCGAGCAGGCCCGAGCCGAAGCGGCACGCCAGGCCGGCCAGGGTGGCGGGGCGGGCCCGTCCGCCGGTGCGGTACCGCCGTCCGCGCTCGTCATCGACGTAGACGAGGCCGGCTTTGAACGCGATGTGCTCCAGCTCTCCGCCGAGGTTCCGGTCATCCTGGACTTCTGGGCCGAGTGGTGCCAGCCCTGCAAGCAGCTCAGCCCGCTGCTGGAGCGTCTGACCGTCGAGGCGAACGGCCGGCTCGTGCTGGCCAAGGTGGACGTCGACGCCAACCAGATGCTGATGCAGCAGTTCCAGATCCAGGGCATCCCGGCCGTCTTCGCCGTGATCGCCGGCCAGGTGCTGCCGCTCTTCCAGGGCGTGGCCCCCGAGCAGCAGATCCGCGAGACCCTGGCCCAGCTGGTGCAGGCCGCCGAGGAGCGCTTCGGGATCATCGGCATCGAGGTGGACCCGAACGCGGAAGGCGCCGCTCCGGCCGCCGCGGCCGAGACCCCGGCCGGCCCGTACGACGCGCTGCTGGAGGCGGCCGTCGCGGCGCTGGACGCCGGTGACCTGGGCGGCGCGGTGCAGGCGTACAAGAACGTACTCGCGGACGACCCGGCCAACATCGAGGCCAAGCTGGGCCTGGCCCAGGCCGAGCTGCTCGCCCGTGTCCAGGACATGAACCCGCAGGCGGTGCGCACCGCGGCGGCCGAGAACCCGAAGGACCCGGCCGCGCAGATCGCCGCGGCCGACCTCGACCTGGTCGGCGGTCACGTGGAGGACGCCTTCGGTCGCCTGGTGGACACCGTGCGCGTCACGTTCGGTGAGGACCGGGACGCCGTACGGCTGCGGCTGCTGGAGCTGTTCGAGGTCATCGGCGCCGACGACCCGCGGGTGTCCGCGGCGCGTACGGCGCTCGCCCGGGTGCTCTTCTAG
- a CDS encoding DUF6230 family protein, producing MSSQVRGGTRWKRFALVMVPSIAATAAVGVGLAQGALAASFSVSGQDFKVSADKLDGDNLIQYGGIAEGHDLKGNAQHHPVTISGFSHAEITNMCQSLVTPTPLGNITLQLRTGHKGKPAVADNIYLDVAELDTDAEFKNLDIGVAVGDASHKTKPQAGTVASPYAFSQRADKAILTNVRQKAWATTAGTFKLPDLKLRLLGGDQPCYQDAN from the coding sequence ATGAGTTCTCAGGTTCGTGGCGGGACCAGATGGAAGCGCTTCGCGCTCGTCATGGTGCCGAGCATCGCGGCCACGGCCGCGGTCGGTGTGGGTCTGGCGCAGGGTGCCCTCGCGGCGTCCTTCAGCGTCTCCGGCCAGGACTTCAAGGTCTCGGCCGACAAGCTCGACGGTGACAACCTCATTCAGTACGGCGGTATCGCCGAGGGGCATGACCTCAAGGGCAACGCGCAGCACCACCCGGTCACCATCTCCGGGTTCAGCCACGCCGAGATCACCAACATGTGCCAGTCACTGGTGACCCCGACGCCGCTGGGCAACATCACGCTGCAGCTGCGCACCGGCCACAAGGGCAAGCCGGCCGTCGCCGACAACATCTACCTGGATGTTGCCGAGCTCGACACCGACGCCGAGTTCAAGAACCTGGACATCGGCGTCGCCGTCGGCGACGCGAGCCACAAGACCAAGCCGCAGGCCGGCACGGTCGCCAGCCCGTACGCGTTCTCGCAGCGCGCCGACAAGGCGATCCTGACGAACGTGCGCCAGAAGGCGTGGGCGACGACGGCGGGAACCTTCAAGCTTCCCGACCTGAAGCTGCGCCTGCTCGGCGGCGACCAGCCGTGCTACCAGGACGCGAACTGA
- a CDS encoding DUF6114 domain-containing protein — translation MNPQAPVYVRAEDDAWLTVAWYHFHAWRGRRPFWAGLFTFVSGFPIAYFPYADLRLGNLSLAMATTGGAGALIIGVLLITLGLALWFQQAIRVFAGVASILLALVSLPVSNLGGFGLGFVPALIGGALALAWVPGQPADEEPVGQRQGALDMGKAEAMAGPQGFPGQRETETPAHASETTAHADGGRNSAG, via the coding sequence ATGAACCCCCAGGCCCCCGTTTACGTTCGCGCTGAAGACGACGCCTGGCTCACCGTGGCGTGGTATCACTTCCACGCCTGGCGCGGGCGCCGTCCCTTCTGGGCCGGGCTGTTCACGTTCGTCAGCGGCTTCCCCATCGCGTACTTCCCGTACGCGGACCTCCGGCTCGGCAACCTCAGCCTCGCGATGGCCACCACCGGCGGCGCCGGGGCGCTGATCATCGGTGTACTGCTGATCACGCTGGGCCTGGCTCTCTGGTTCCAGCAGGCCATCCGGGTCTTCGCCGGCGTCGCCTCGATCCTGCTGGCCCTGGTCTCGCTGCCGGTGTCCAACCTCGGCGGCTTCGGGCTGGGCTTCGTACCCGCCCTGATCGGCGGCGCGCTCGCGCTGGCCTGGGTCCCCGGGCAGCCGGCGGACGAGGAGCCGGTCGGGCAGCGTCAGGGCGCGCTGGACATGGGCAAGGCGGAGGCGATGGCGGGCCCCCAGGGCTTCCCGGGACAGCGCGAAACGGAAACGCCGGCACACGCGAGCGAGACGACTGCCCACGCCGATGGCGGGAGGAACAGTGCGGGGTGA
- the pyk gene encoding pyruvate kinase produces MRRSKIVCTLGPAVDSYEQLKALIEAGMNVARFNFSHGSQAEHQERYDRVRQVSEDTGRAVGVLADLQGPKIRLETFAEGPVELVRGDEFTITTEDVPGDKSICGTTYKGLPGDVAKSDQILINDGNVELRVTEVEGPRVKTIVIEGGVISDHKGINLPGAAVNVPALSEKDVDDLRFALRMGCDMVALSFVRDANDVKDVHKVMDEEGRRVPVIAKVEKPQAVENMAAVVDAFDAVMVARGDLAVEYPLEKVPMVQKRLIEMCRRNAKPVIVATQMMESMITNSRPTRAEASDVANAILDGADAVMLSAESSVGAYPIETVKTMSKIVTAAEEELLAKGLQPLVPGKKPRTQGGAVARAACEIAEFLDGKALIAFTQSGDTARRLSRYRSTQPILAFTTDVNTRNQLSLSWGVESYVVPHVDNTDAMVDLVDGELLKLGRYNEGDTVIITAGSPPGVPGTTNMVRVHHLGGGARD; encoded by the coding sequence ATGCGCCGTTCCAAAATCGTCTGCACGCTGGGCCCCGCCGTCGACTCGTATGAGCAGCTGAAAGCGCTCATCGAGGCAGGTATGAACGTGGCCCGATTCAACTTCAGCCACGGATCCCAGGCAGAACACCAGGAGCGGTACGACCGCGTCCGGCAGGTCTCCGAGGACACCGGGCGCGCCGTTGGCGTCCTCGCCGACCTCCAGGGCCCGAAGATCCGTCTGGAGACCTTCGCCGAGGGTCCCGTCGAGCTGGTGCGCGGTGACGAGTTCACCATCACCACCGAGGACGTCCCGGGTGACAAGTCCATCTGCGGCACCACCTACAAGGGTCTCCCGGGCGACGTCGCCAAGAGTGACCAGATCCTGATCAACGACGGCAACGTCGAGCTCCGGGTGACCGAGGTCGAGGGCCCCCGGGTCAAGACCATCGTCATCGAGGGCGGTGTCATCTCGGACCACAAGGGCATCAACCTGCCGGGTGCCGCCGTGAACGTCCCCGCCCTGTCGGAGAAGGACGTCGACGACCTCCGCTTCGCCCTGCGGATGGGCTGCGACATGGTCGCCCTGTCCTTCGTCCGCGACGCCAACGACGTCAAGGACGTCCACAAGGTGATGGACGAGGAGGGACGCCGGGTCCCCGTCATCGCCAAGGTGGAGAAGCCGCAGGCCGTCGAGAACATGGCGGCCGTGGTCGACGCCTTCGACGCGGTCATGGTGGCCCGTGGCGACCTGGCCGTCGAGTACCCGCTCGAGAAGGTCCCGATGGTCCAGAAGCGGCTCATCGAGATGTGCCGCCGCAACGCCAAGCCGGTGATCGTCGCGACCCAGATGATGGAGTCGATGATCACCAACTCCCGCCCGACCCGCGCGGAGGCCTCCGACGTCGCCAACGCGATCCTCGACGGCGCGGACGCGGTCATGCTGTCCGCCGAGTCCTCGGTGGGCGCCTACCCGATCGAGACCGTCAAGACGATGTCGAAGATCGTCACGGCGGCCGAGGAGGAGCTCCTCGCCAAGGGCCTGCAGCCGCTGGTCCCGGGCAAGAAGCCCCGTACCCAGGGCGGCGCCGTCGCCCGCGCGGCCTGCGAGATCGCGGAGTTCCTCGACGGGAAGGCCCTCATCGCCTTCACCCAGTCCGGGGACACCGCCCGCCGCCTGTCGCGCTACCGCTCCACGCAGCCGATCCTGGCCTTCACCACGGACGTCAACACCCGCAACCAGCTCTCGCTGAGCTGGGGCGTCGAGTCGTACGTCGTCCCGCACGTGGACAACACCGACGCGATGGTCGACCTGGTGGACGGCGAGCTGCTCAAGCTCGGCCGCTACAACGAGGGTGACACCGTGATCATCACCGCCGGCTCGCCCCCCGGTGTCCCGGGCACGACCAACATGGTCCGGGTCCACCACCTGGGCGGCGGCGCCCGCGACTGA
- a CDS encoding acetate kinase, whose product MTASRVLVLNSGSSSVKYQLLDMADRSRLAVGLVERIGEETSRLVHEPLTGPGAAGGKREQLGPIADHEAALKAVAAELAADGTGLDSEELAAVGHRVVHGGTKFTEPTVIDDEVLAEIRNLIPLAPLHNPANVTGIEVARSLRADIPQVAVFDTAFHSTMPEYVARYAIDAATADAYSIRRYGFHGTSHAYVSRATAALLGRPVEDVNVIVLHLGNGASASAVRGGVCVETSMGLTPLEGLVMGTRSGDLDPAVVFHLARVGGLSVDEIDSLLNKKSGLLGMCGDNDMREVLRRAGEGDEAASLAFAAYVHRLKKYIGAYSAVLGRVDAVAFTAGVGENAHQVREAALDGLAELGLALDLQANAVRSGEPRLVSAEYARVAVAVVPTDEELEIATQAYALVTR is encoded by the coding sequence GTGACCGCATCGCGCGTACTCGTCCTCAACTCCGGCTCCTCGTCGGTCAAGTACCAGCTCCTCGACATGGCGGACCGGTCCCGGCTCGCGGTCGGTCTGGTGGAGCGGATCGGCGAGGAGACCTCGCGGCTGGTGCACGAGCCGCTGACCGGCCCGGGCGCCGCCGGCGGCAAGCGCGAGCAGCTCGGCCCGATCGCGGACCACGAGGCCGCGCTGAAGGCCGTGGCCGCGGAGCTCGCCGCCGACGGGACGGGCCTGGACTCGGAAGAACTGGCGGCGGTGGGGCACCGGGTGGTGCACGGCGGGACGAAGTTCACCGAGCCGACCGTGATCGACGACGAGGTGCTGGCGGAGATCCGGAACCTGATCCCGCTGGCACCGCTGCACAACCCGGCGAACGTGACGGGCATCGAGGTGGCGCGCTCCCTGCGCGCGGACATCCCGCAGGTGGCCGTCTTCGACACCGCCTTCCACTCGACGATGCCGGAGTACGTGGCGCGGTACGCGATCGACGCCGCGACGGCCGACGCGTACTCCATCCGGCGGTACGGCTTCCACGGAACCTCCCACGCCTACGTCTCCCGGGCGACGGCCGCGCTGCTCGGCAGGCCGGTGGAGGACGTGAACGTGATCGTGCTGCACCTGGGCAACGGCGCCTCCGCCTCCGCGGTGCGGGGCGGGGTGTGTGTGGAGACGTCCATGGGCCTGACCCCGCTGGAGGGGCTGGTCATGGGGACCCGTTCGGGCGATCTCGATCCGGCGGTCGTCTTCCACCTGGCGCGGGTGGGTGGCCTCTCGGTGGATGAGATCGATTCGCTCCTGAACAAGAAGAGCGGTCTGCTGGGCATGTGCGGCGACAACGACATGCGCGAGGTGCTCCGGCGGGCGGGCGAGGGCGACGAGGCGGCGAGCCTCGCCTTCGCCGCGTACGTCCACCGGCTGAAGAAGTACATCGGCGCCTACTCGGCGGTCCTGGGGCGGGTGGACGCGGTGGCGTTCACCGCCGGGGTCGGCGAGAACGCCCACCAGGTCCGCGAGGCCGCGCTGGACGGCCTGGCCGAGCTGGGCCTGGCGCTGGACCTGCAGGCCAATGCCGTGCGCTCCGGCGAGCCGCGGCTGGTCTCGGCGGAGTACGCCCGGGTGGCCGTGGCGGTGGTCCCGACGGATGAGGAACTGGAGATCGCCACCCAGGCGTATGCGCTGGTTACTCGATAG
- the pta gene encoding phosphate acetyltransferase has translation MTRSVYVTGIERGDGRQVVELGIMELLTRQTGRVGVYRPLLHDGPDLLFELLKARYRIDQDSATAFGMDYEEASAILAEKGTDELVSGLVDRYHRVARDYEVMLVLGTDYADTNLPDELALNARLANELGAVVIPVVGGTKHHAEAVRAEARNAYRAYETLGCHVVAMVVNRVAAEDRDLIAERLAARLPVPCYVLPDDKSLSAPTVAQITRALGGEVLLGDEAGLARDALDFVFGGAMLPNFLNALTPGCLVVTPGDRSDLVIGALAAHTSGTPPIAGVLLTLNERPGKDVLTLASKLAPGTPVVSVAGNSFPTAAELFSLQSRLNSATPRKLETALGVFERHVNTGELRDLLSVARSERVTPMMFEHELLERARSERRRVVLPEGTEERVLRAADVVLRRGVCDLTLLGDEQVILKKAGDLGIDISGAQIIDPATSPMRAGFSEYYAEVRAHKGMTIELANDVVTDVNYFGTLMVQRGLADGMVSGSVHSTAATIRPAFEIIKTKPEASIVSSVFFMCLADRVLVYGDCAVNPDPNAEQLADIAVQSAATAAAFGVEPRIAMLSYSTGTSGSGADVDKVRKATELVRQQRPDLQIEGPIQYDAAVEPSVAATKLPGSEVAGRATVLIFPDLNTGNNTYKAVQRSAGAVAVGPVLQGLRKPVNDLSRGALVQDIVTTVAITAIQAQGAPSPAATA, from the coding sequence GGGGGGACGGCCGCCAGGTCGTCGAGCTGGGGATCATGGAGCTCCTGACCCGGCAGACGGGCCGGGTCGGCGTCTACCGTCCGTTGCTCCACGACGGACCGGACCTCCTCTTCGAGCTCCTGAAGGCCCGCTACCGGATCGACCAGGACTCGGCGACCGCCTTCGGGATGGACTACGAGGAGGCCTCGGCGATCCTGGCCGAGAAGGGCACCGACGAACTCGTCTCCGGGCTGGTCGACCGCTACCACCGGGTGGCCCGCGACTACGAGGTCATGCTCGTCCTCGGCACCGACTACGCGGACACCAACCTCCCGGACGAGCTGGCGCTCAACGCCCGCCTCGCCAACGAGCTGGGCGCGGTCGTCATCCCCGTCGTCGGCGGCACCAAGCACCACGCCGAGGCGGTGCGCGCCGAGGCCCGCAACGCCTACCGCGCCTACGAAACCCTGGGCTGCCACGTCGTCGCGATGGTCGTCAACCGGGTGGCCGCGGAGGACCGCGACCTCATAGCCGAGCGGCTGGCCGCCCGGCTCCCCGTGCCCTGCTACGTACTGCCGGACGACAAGTCGCTCTCCGCCCCGACCGTCGCCCAGATCACCCGGGCGCTCGGCGGCGAGGTGCTCCTCGGCGACGAGGCCGGGCTGGCCCGCGACGCCCTGGACTTCGTCTTCGGCGGCGCCATGCTGCCGAACTTCCTGAACGCCCTGACCCCCGGATGCCTGGTGGTCACCCCCGGCGACCGCTCCGACCTGGTCATCGGGGCGCTGGCCGCGCACACCTCGGGCACCCCGCCGATCGCCGGTGTGCTGCTCACCCTGAACGAGCGCCCGGGCAAGGACGTCCTGACGCTCGCCTCGAAGCTGGCCCCGGGCACGCCCGTGGTGTCGGTGGCCGGCAACAGCTTCCCGACCGCCGCCGAACTCTTCTCGCTGCAGAGCCGGCTGAACTCCGCGACCCCGCGCAAGCTGGAGACCGCGCTCGGCGTCTTCGAGCGGCACGTGAACACCGGCGAGCTGCGCGACCTGCTCTCGGTGGCCCGCTCGGAGCGGGTCACCCCGATGATGTTCGAGCACGAGCTGCTGGAGCGGGCCCGCTCCGAACGCCGCCGCGTCGTCCTGCCCGAGGGCACCGAGGAGCGCGTGCTGCGCGCCGCGGACGTGGTGCTGCGCCGGGGCGTCTGCGACCTGACCCTGCTCGGAGACGAGCAGGTGATCCTGAAGAAGGCCGGCGACCTCGGCATCGACATCTCCGGCGCGCAGATCATCGACCCGGCGACCTCCCCGATGCGGGCGGGCTTCTCCGAGTACTACGCCGAGGTCCGCGCCCACAAGGGCATGACCATCGAGCTCGCCAACGACGTGGTCACCGACGTCAATTACTTCGGCACGCTGATGGTCCAGCGGGGCCTGGCCGACGGCATGGTCTCCGGCTCGGTGCACTCCACCGCGGCGACCATCCGCCCGGCCTTCGAGATCATCAAGACCAAGCCGGAGGCGTCGATCGTCTCCTCGGTCTTCTTCATGTGCCTGGCCGACCGGGTCCTCGTCTACGGCGACTGCGCCGTCAATCCGGACCCGAACGCCGAGCAGCTCGCCGACATCGCCGTCCAGTCGGCCGCCACCGCCGCCGCCTTCGGCGTCGAGCCGCGGATCGCGATGCTCTCGTACTCGACCGGCACCTCCGGTTCGGGCGCGGACGTGGACAAGGTCCGCAAGGCCACCGAGCTCGTCCGCCAGCAGCGTCCCGACCTGCAGATCGAGGGCCCGATCCAGTACGACGCGGCCGTGGAGCCCTCGGTCGCCGCGACCAAGCTCCCCGGGTCGGAGGTGGCCGGCCGCGCGACGGTGCTGATCTTCCCCGACCTCAACACCGGCAACAACACGTACAAGGCCGTGCAGCGTTCGGCGGGCGCGGTGGCGGTCGGCCCGGTGCTCCAGGGTCTGCGCAAGCCGGTCAACGACCTCTCGCGCGGCGCGCTCGTGCAGGACATCGTCACCACCGTGGCCATCACCGCGATCCAGGCGCAGGGCGCGCCGTCGCCCGCGGCCACCGCCTGA